In Myxococcaceae bacterium JPH2, the DNA window TCTGGCGCGAATGGGCGAGCCGGTGTCGATACGCGGGCCCTCATCGCGACGCCGTGGTGCGCTCGCTCATCACCTTGAAGGCGCTCACCTTTGAGCCGACTGGTGGCATCGTCGCGGCACCGACCACGTCGCTCCCCGAAGAGCTCGGCGGCGTGCGGAACTGGGACTATCGCTACTGCTGGCTTCGCGATGCGTCGCTCACGCTCGAGGCGCTGATGCGCGGCGGGTACCTGGACGAGGCGAGGGCCTGGCGCGAATGGTTGCTGCGCGCCGTGGCGGGTGCTCCGGCCGAGGCGCAAATCATGTACGGCGTCGCGGGAGAGCACCGCCTCACCGAGGTCAAGCTGCCCTGGCTGCCTGGCTACGAGGAGTCCCAGCCGGTGCGCATCGGGAATGCCGCGTACGATCAATTCCAGCTCGACGTCTATGGCGAGACGCTGAATGCCATGTACGAGGCGCGCATCTACGGAGTGCCGGAGGAGGGCTCTCTCCCCTGGGACACGCTGAAGGTGGTGGTCGACTTCGTGGAGAAGAGCTGGCAGCGCCCCGACGAGGGCATCTGGGAGATTCGCAGCCAGAGCCATCTGCACTTCACGCACTCGAAGCTGATGGCGTGGGTGGCGGTGGACCGAGGCGTGCGGTTCGTCGAGCAGTTCGGCGCCAACGCGCCGGAGCCGGTGAAGAAGTGTCTGTATCGCTGGCGCGCGCTGCGTGAGGAGATCCGCGCCGACATCCTGGCGCGTGGCTACAGCGAGCGCGTGGGTGCCTTCACGCAGTCCTATGGCTCGGACGCGCTCGACGCGAGCGTGCTTTTGATTCCGCACATGGGCTTCCTGCCCGCGGATGACCCGCGGATGCTGGGCACCGTCGCCGCCATCGAGAAGGGCCTCACCCAGGATGGCTTCGTGGAGCGCTACTCGACCGGGACGGGCGTGGATGGTCTGGCAGGTGATGAGGCCACGTTCCTCATCTGCAGCTTCTGGCTCGTCGACAACTACATCATGGCGGGCCGCCTCGATGAGGCCGAGGCCTTGTTCCAGCGCCTCGTCGCCATCCGGAACGACCTTGGGCTGCTCGCCGAGGAATACCACCCCGGGCTGCGGCGCCAGTTGGGCAACTTCCCACAGGCGTTCTCGCATGTCGGGCTCATCAACAGCGCCGTGTTGCTCGAGGCCAAGCGGGCAGGTCGCGACGTGTCGTTCGCCGCGATGGCCGCTGCGAGCCTGCACTGAGATGTCTGGGTTGTAGGTCAGGCAGACATTCCACCGGGGCGGGATTAGAGTCCGGTGAATGCGCCACGCACCTGACCGCCTTCGCTCGTTCATCTCGTCCGCAGGCGCCGTGGGGTGGCTCCGCTTGGGGGTGTTGTGTTTGGGCATGGCCGCCTCCTCGGTGCACGCGGAGGAGCCCAAGTCCACGGGCGTGCAGCTCGAGCTTGAGCCCATCACCGCGGCGCCGCCGGGGACCGAGAGCACCTGGGCCACGGAGGTTCACCTGCACCTGGAGCCGTCCGCGGGTGGGTTTCTGGGCACGGAAGGGCCGGGCTCGCGGATGGGGTGGGGACTCGCGCTGAAGGCAGACTTCCCCCTGTTCACCACGCGAATGCTGATGGTGGGCAAGATGGTGATGTGGCTGCTGAGCCTGGGCGCCATCGGCTCGGACGCGTGGCTGGAGCACACCCCCGTGTCCATCCAGGTGGAGGTCTTCAGCCACCGGTTCTCGGATACCTCCTTGTTGAACAAGGGATGGGTCTGGGGCGGAGGGTTGGGCGCGCGTGCCCACTTGTACGAGAGCCCTCCCGGGGACAACCTCCTGCGGAACGTCTGGTGTGACCTCAATGCACAGCTCAGCTCTCGCGGCTTCGGACTGGACAGCGCCGTGGGCCTCCAGTTGTCGTTGGGCGAAGTGGTGTCGATGGGGCCGTTCATCAAGTTCGCGCGCGTGGGCGGCGTGAACGCGCTCTTCGGCGGCCTCTCGTTGGACCTGGGCGCGCCTGCTGTCCCCGCTGCCACTCCGACGAAGGAGTGACACTGCGGGAGGCCTCGTGCCCGCTCTGTCGGGCTGCACCGCATGCCTTCTCGGCGTTGATGCCTTGCGCCTCGCTCGAGGCTACGCTGGCGTTTCCTGGGCCGGATTGATGGCGGTGCAGTGTGCTTCAGCGAATGGCGTTGTTGCTGGTGGTGGTCGCGGCGTGCGGCGGGAAGCGAGTCCCCACGGGGCCGGGTTCTCCTCCGGATGTGCTCGATGACGGCTGGGCCGTGGCGTCCTTCGAGGACGCGGCCATCCCGCGTTCCTGGTTCGATGCGTTGGAGCACGATGTGTCGGAGGGCACGGTGGCGGAGCCGGACTCCGTGCTGGTCGCTCGGGACGGCAAGCTCCTCTACGAGCGCTACTGGAATGGCTTCAAACGGGAGGACGCGCACGACCTGCGGTCCGCCACCAAGAGCGTCACGTCCTTGCTGGTGGGCATGGCGCATGAGCGCGGCCTGCTCCCGGACCTGGACGCTCCCGTGCTGCCGCTCCTCGCTCACCTCGCCCCCATCCAGAACGTCGATGCGCGCAAGGAGCGCATCACCTTGAGGCACCTGCTCCAGATGCGCTCCGGCCTCTCCTGTGACGACTGGGATGCGAAGTCCCCCGGGAACGAGGAGAAGATGTACGACACCCGAGACTGGGTGCGCTTCATCGTCGACGTGCCCATGCGCGACGAGCCGGGCACCGTGACGCGCTACTGCACGGGCGGCGCGGTGTTGCTGGGCGCGGTCCTCGAACACGTCAGCGGTCGGTCCATCTCGGACCTCTCGCGCGAGTGGTTGTTCGAGCCGATGGCGGTTCAGGACTTCACCTGGCAGCCCGCGGGCCGAACGGGCACGGATACGGGGGGCCACCTGCGGCTGCGTCCACGCGACTTCCTCAAGCTGGGGCAAGTCGTCGTCGAGGGTGGAACCTGGCGAGGACAACGCCTCGTCTCCGAAGCCTGGGTGTCCGAGTCCACCAAGGCGCTCGGCCCGCTGGGCGACGCGAACCATGGCCTCCTGTGGTGGAGCACGCGCTTCGTCATCCAGGGCAGTCCCGTGGATGTGGCCTTCGCGCGAGGCAATGGCGGCCAGTACGTCCTGGTCGCGCCCTCGCTGAAGCTCACCGCGGCCTTCACCGCCAGCCATTACAACGACGCGGGCTCCGCGCTGCCGCTGGAGTTGTTCGGCCGGTATGTGCTGCCCGCGGCGCTGGGCTTCGAGCGGCCCGTCACCCATGACTGAGCCGCCATCCTTTCCTCGAGTTGTAAAATCTTGAAATACGAGAAGTGCGTGTGGCCGGGGAAATTCCTCGCGAGTCCAGTTTCTGCTGTATCGCCGGATTTCATCGGCGTCACTGGAAAGAGGAGTGCGCACATGGCTCGCAAGCTGTTGGCATCCCTGGCTGCGGTAGGGCTCATTGGATGTGGTGGCTCAAGTCCGTCGCCGGTTACCTCGTCGCGCGAGGTGGATCCCGCTCAGGAGGGCGCGACTGCCGTGACGCAGGCCCAGCAAAGCCTGCGGTCGCAGACGGACAGCACGGAAGAGCTGGTGGCGCGCTCGGTCATCGTCGATGACACCGGCTCGCAGCACGTGCGCTTCGACAAGCGTTACAAGGGCCTGCGCGTCCTGGGTGGAGACGTCGTGGCCCACCACGGCGCGGATGGGCTGCTGCGAGAAGTCTCCGGCAACGCACGGAGTCTCAAGGGGCTGGCGGTGAAGCCGCTGTTTGATGCTCCGGGCGCGGTCGTCCTCGCGGAGAAGGCCTTCACGGGCCAGCGAGTGGGCGCGGGCAGCGCCGAGCTTGTCGTGGATGCGCGAGAAGGCACGGGAGCACTCGCCTACGAGGCCGTCCTGGAAGGGTTCCAGGCGGATGGGACGCCCATCGAGCTGCACGTCCTGGTGGATGCGCAGACGGGAGCCCTTCGCGGGAGCTGGGACGCGGTCCACACGACCGCCGCGTCTGGGACTGGCAAGTCCCTCTACCTGGGCTCGGTGGGTATCAGCACCAACTCCGTGGCGAGCGGCTTCGAGATGCGCGACGTGACGCGCGGCAATGGCTTCTACACCCTCAACCTGAACAACAAGACGAACGGTGGCTCTGTCTTCACCGACGCTGACAATGTCTGGGGGAATGGCACCACGTCCGACGCCGCGTCGGCCGCGGTGGATGCCCACGTCGGCCAGCAGCTCACGTACGACTACTACTCCACGGTGCATGGCCGGAACGGCATCGATGGCGCGGGCAACACCGGCTACAGCCGGGTGCACTACAGCCGCCGCTACAACAATGCCTTCTGGTCCGACAGCTGCTTCTGCATGACGTACGGCGATGGGGATGGCAGCACCTTCACCCCGCTGACGGCACTCGACGTCGCGGGGCATGAGATGACGCACGGCGTGACGAGCCGCACCGCCAACCTCACCTACTCGGGTGAGTCCGGCGGCCTCAACGAGGCGACCAGCGACATCTTCGGCACGCTGGTGGAGTTCTACGCCAACAACCCGGCGGACCCGGGCGACTACCTCATTGGCGAGGAAATCTTCACCCCGTCCACCGCTGGGGACGCGCTGCGCTACATGTACAAGCCGTCGATTGACGGGCGCTCCGCGGATTGCTGGTCCAGCAGCGTGGGCTCGCTCGACGTGCACTACTCCAGCGGCGTGGCCAACCACTTCTTCTACCTGTTGGCGGAAGGCTCCAATGGGAACCCGGCGAGCCCCACCTGCAATGGCTCGACGGTGGCTGGCATTGGCCGGGATGCCGCGGGGAAGATCTGGTACCGCGCGCTCACCGTCTACATGACGTCGTCGACGAACTACGCGGGCGCTCGGGTCGCCACGCTCAAGGCGGCGACGGACCTCTATGGCGCGAGCAGCACCCAGTACAGCGCCGTGGCCGCGGCCTGGTCGGCAGTCAGCGTGAACTAGGCGCCTCGACACATTCAAGAGTGGACGACACGCCATCCCGGCTCACGCTGGGGTGGCGTGTTTGTCGTTCAATGCCCTGGCTCCGGAGCGTCGTGCGTCCTGCACGGGGGGCTCGCACGCGGTGCGGGCTACGCAGGTGCTCCCTCGGCTGGTGAAGGCGGGCCAGCAGGAGGAACTCGTCCAGGTGCTGCTCGCGCAGCACGCGGCCGGACGCAAGCTGACCGAGGCCTTCCTGGCCACCGCGGCCGAGCGTGACGCGCTCACGCAGTCGGCCCCGCGAGCCCAGGTCGCGCGGCAGCTCACCCGGTTCACCCGCATGTACCAGGCGCACGCCGCGCGCGAGGACACCGTGCTCTTTCCCGCCTTCCACTCCCTCTTCGCGGCGAAGCAGGTCGACGAACTCGGCGAGCGCTTCGAGGAAGAGGAGCATCGGCTCCTGGGGAGCCAGGGCTTCGAGCGCGCGCTCAGGGAGGTGGCTCGGCTCGAGCGAACCCTGGGGATTCATGACCTGTCCCAGTTCACTCCGCAGTGAGCGGTGCCCTCACGCCGGGGGGAGGTGCTTGTCGTGCGTGAAGGGCCTGCGCCGCCTCGAGTGATTGCGCGACGTGAATCGCGGCGAGGCGCCTGGATGGGCCTGGGCCGGGGCGCTCGCGGGAGGACTGCCTTTCGGCGGCCTTGTCGTTGGGCTGTCGCGTGGTGGGACGCGCCCTCTCGCGTGGAGGCCGTTCGCTCCATCCCCGAGGAAGAGCGCTGCCCACCGCAAGCCGCGTGTGCCTGGCGGACTGCGCCAGCGTCGCGCGCCATGCTTAACGCAAAGGCATGGATGGAACCGAGGAGGGGCGGGAGCGATACGCGGACTGCGGGGTGACGGCCGAGCAAGCCATTCGCGGCCTGCTCCTTGGACGGTACCTCCGCATTGCCTCGGGGGCCGCGGAGCCAGGGCCGCGGGTCCGAGTCAGCGTGGCGCACGGCGACGCGCTGCCGGATTCCCACGACGATGGCAGCCTCGGCGTCTCCGTGGCCATCGTCGGGCGCGCGGTGGGCGTGGCGCTTCACTTCTCTGCGGGCCCGCTGTCCGCGCCCCCGCCCCCGCCATGAGCCCGTTGCCCCCGAGTGGGCGTCCTTGCCCGCGAGCGATCGGTGGGCGGCGCGCGTCGGTTCTCTCGACGCGACGACACCAGAAGGCCGCGCGAGTCCACGCGGCGGTGCCAGGGGCCTGACATGCGGCTTCCCATTCCTCGTCAACGCCTGCCGACCTCCTGGGATGAGTCCCAAGGCCTTGCCTCTTGGGACGTCGTGGAGCGGCGCTCCCGTTACGGGCGCAATGACGTGCTGGTGCGCTCGCGCCACTCCTTCCTCCAGACGCTGCGCGAGGCGGCGACGGATCCGATGCTCTGGTTCCTGGTGGGAATGAGCGTGCTCTACCTCATCCTCGGTCGGCTCTCGGAGGGATGGGTCCTGCTCGGGGCCATCGTCCCGCTGCTCGGGATGGATGCCTTCCTGCATCACCGGACGCAGGCCTCCACGGAGGGACTGCAAAGCCGGTTGGCGGCACGGGCCTTCGTGCTGCGAGACGGGCAGGAAGTCGAGGTGCCCGCCGAGGAGGTGGTGGTGGGGGACCTCGTCCGCGTGGAGGCCGGCGCGTACTTCCCCGCGGACGGTCTGGTGGTTCGTGGCGAGGGCCTCCAGGCCGAGGAGTCCTCTCTGACCGGGGAGTCCCTGCCGGCGGGCAAGCGGCCCCTCCGACACCTGCCACCGGGCGATGAGCCGTCGGTGGATGGGCGGCACTGGGGGCTGGCGGGAACGCGCGTGCTGACCGGTACCGCGTGGGTGCGAGTCCTCTTCACGGGGGCCGAAACGCTCTACGGGAGCATCGTGCGCTCGGTGTCCCGAGGTGAGCAGGCCCGCACGCCGCTCCAGCACGCCGTGGCGCATCTGGTCGCGGTCTTGGTGGTGGTGGCCGCGGGACTGTGCGGGGTGCTCGCCTTCGTTCGCTGGCGGCAAGGCTTTGGATGGACGGACGCGCTGCTGAGTGCCGCCACGCTGGGGGTGGCCGCGCTGCCCGAGGAGTTTCCCCTGGCGCTCACCTTCTTCCTGGGCGCGGGAGTCTACCGGCTGGCCCGCAGGCAGGCCCTGGTCCAGCGGGCTGTCTCGGTGGAGAACATCGGAAGAGTCACGTGCATCTGCTCGGACAAGACGGGCACCTTGACGGAGGGGCGCCTGAGCGTGGCCCACGTGCTTCCCGCTCCGGGCACCTCCAGGGATGTCCTGCTGCGCGCCGCGGCCCTGGCGTCGCGCGAAGAAGGGAGGGATCCGCTCGATGCCGCGCTGCTCGCCGAAGTCGAGCGCGCCGCGATCCCCGTCCCCAGGGGGCGGGCTGTCGCGACCTTCCCCTTCACCGAGGAGCGCCAGCGCGAGACGGCCGTGGTGAAAGAAGGGCAAGAGGAACTGCTCATCGTCGTGAAAGGGGCGCCCGAGCGAATCCTGGTCCAGTGTGTGCTCGAAACCGAAGTCCGCGAGGCATGGCGTCGGCGGGTGTCGGAGCTTGCCCACGAGGGCCGCAAGGTCATCGCGTGCGCGAGCCAGACCCTGGGCCTTGCGTCCTGGCGCGGCGGCGAGCCGGAGCAGGGATTCGACTTCCTGGGGCTTGTGGCCTGCGAGGACCCGGTGCGCGGCGGGGTGGAGGAGGCGGTTCGCGAATGCAGGGACGCGGGCCTGCGCACGGTGATGGTGACGGGAGACCATCCGGAGACGGCGTTGACGGTGGCGCGGCGCTTGGGGCTTGGCGGCGAGCGGCCCGTCGTCCTCACGGGCGACGAGTTGGAGGCCCGACTGCACGACTCGAGCGCGCCGCTGGCGGTGGATGTCGTGGCCCGCGCGCTACCGATTCAGAAGTATGCGCTGGTGCGGGCCTTGCGCCGGGATGGCGAGGTGGTCGCGGCCACGGGAGATGGGGTGAATGACATCCCGGCGCTCCAGGCCGCGGACGTGGGCATCGCCATGGGAGAGCGGGGGACACGCGGCGCGCGGGAGGCGGCCTGCATTGTCTTGCTCGATGACGACTTCGGCACGCTGGTGCGAGCCATTGCGGAGGGTCGGCAGCTCTTCCTCAATCTCCAGCGCTGCTTCATGTATTTGCTGCTCATCCACATCCCGCTCGTCTTCACCGCGGCGCTGCTTCCCCTGGCGGGGTATCCTTTGCTGTATCTGCCCATCCACATCGTGTGGTTGGAGCTCATCATCCACCCCACGGCGATGCTGGCCTTCCAGCAGGCGGCGCATCCGGGGCGGCTGGGGCCCCCGCGTGTTCAAGGCGGCGCGCGTGTCTTCTCCGCGGGAATCTGGGCCCTCATCACGTGTGTGGGCGGGCTGGTGTCGGTGGGGCTGGTCTGGGGATATGTCCAGAGCCTGGGCGACGGTCGCGATGTGGCCCATGGACGCGCGGTGGCGCTCGCGACCCTCACGCTCGCGAGCGCCTGCTTCGCGGCGGTCCTTACCGGGTGGCGTACCCGCTCCGCCCGGTGGATTTGCGGCCTGTCCCTGGGGATATCCGTCCTGCTCATTCAACTGCGCCCCCTGGCCACCGTGTTGGGGCTGCACCCGCTGCATGGGGATGATTGGGCGCGTGTGCTTCTTGTCGTGA includes these proteins:
- a CDS encoding serine hydrolase; protein product: MALLLVVVAACGGKRVPTGPGSPPDVLDDGWAVASFEDAAIPRSWFDALEHDVSEGTVAEPDSVLVARDGKLLYERYWNGFKREDAHDLRSATKSVTSLLVGMAHERGLLPDLDAPVLPLLAHLAPIQNVDARKERITLRHLLQMRSGLSCDDWDAKSPGNEEKMYDTRDWVRFIVDVPMRDEPGTVTRYCTGGAVLLGAVLEHVSGRSISDLSREWLFEPMAVQDFTWQPAGRTGTDTGGHLRLRPRDFLKLGQVVVEGGTWRGQRLVSEAWVSESTKALGPLGDANHGLLWWSTRFVIQGSPVDVAFARGNGGQYVLVAPSLKLTAAFTASHYNDAGSALPLELFGRYVLPAALGFERPVTHD
- a CDS encoding glycoside hydrolase family 15 protein, encoding MSSPLEHYGLIGDLTTVALVSRSGSIDWMCLPRIDSGACFARLLGTNAHGYWSVRPAVAVRSVRQRYRPETLVLETEVTCDGGRARIIDFMPPGEVEHDIIRIIEGLEGEVPMHADLRVRFAYGKLTPWIRCNGRRATLTSGPDALVYLSPVPLEPDWESARLEADFVVRAGERLPCSLTYFESHKPAPEHEVDAERDLARTEQFWREWASRCRYAGPHRDAVVRSLITLKALTFEPTGGIVAAPTTSLPEELGGVRNWDYRYCWLRDASLTLEALMRGGYLDEARAWREWLLRAVAGAPAEAQIMYGVAGEHRLTEVKLPWLPGYEESQPVRIGNAAYDQFQLDVYGETLNAMYEARIYGVPEEGSLPWDTLKVVVDFVEKSWQRPDEGIWEIRSQSHLHFTHSKLMAWVAVDRGVRFVEQFGANAPEPVKKCLYRWRALREEIRADILARGYSERVGAFTQSYGSDALDASVLLIPHMGFLPADDPRMLGTVAAIEKGLTQDGFVERYSTGTGVDGLAGDEATFLICSFWLVDNYIMAGRLDEAEALFQRLVAIRNDLGLLAEEYHPGLRRQLGNFPQAFSHVGLINSAVLLEAKRAGRDVSFAAMAAASLH
- a CDS encoding hemerythrin domain-containing protein; protein product: MSFNALAPERRASCTGGSHAVRATQVLPRLVKAGQQEELVQVLLAQHAAGRKLTEAFLATAAERDALTQSAPRAQVARQLTRFTRMYQAHAAREDTVLFPAFHSLFAAKQVDELGERFEEEEHRLLGSQGFERALREVARLERTLGIHDLSQFTPQ
- a CDS encoding cation-transporting P-type ATPase, which translates into the protein MRLPIPRQRLPTSWDESQGLASWDVVERRSRYGRNDVLVRSRHSFLQTLREAATDPMLWFLVGMSVLYLILGRLSEGWVLLGAIVPLLGMDAFLHHRTQASTEGLQSRLAARAFVLRDGQEVEVPAEEVVVGDLVRVEAGAYFPADGLVVRGEGLQAEESSLTGESLPAGKRPLRHLPPGDEPSVDGRHWGLAGTRVLTGTAWVRVLFTGAETLYGSIVRSVSRGEQARTPLQHAVAHLVAVLVVVAAGLCGVLAFVRWRQGFGWTDALLSAATLGVAALPEEFPLALTFFLGAGVYRLARRQALVQRAVSVENIGRVTCICSDKTGTLTEGRLSVAHVLPAPGTSRDVLLRAAALASREEGRDPLDAALLAEVERAAIPVPRGRAVATFPFTEERQRETAVVKEGQEELLIVVKGAPERILVQCVLETEVREAWRRRVSELAHEGRKVIACASQTLGLASWRGGEPEQGFDFLGLVACEDPVRGGVEEAVRECRDAGLRTVMVTGDHPETALTVARRLGLGGERPVVLTGDELEARLHDSSAPLAVDVVARALPIQKYALVRALRRDGEVVAATGDGVNDIPALQAADVGIAMGERGTRGAREAACIVLLDDDFGTLVRAIAEGRQLFLNLQRCFMYLLLIHIPLVFTAALLPLAGYPLLYLPIHIVWLELIIHPTAMLAFQQAAHPGRLGPPRVQGGARVFSAGIWALITCVGGLVSVGLVWGYVQSLGDGRDVAHGRAVALATLTLASACFAAVLTGWRTRSARWICGLSLGISVLLIQLRPLATVLGLHPLHGDDWARVLLVVMVALVPLLLARRRVALIGHA
- a CDS encoding M4 family metallopeptidase, giving the protein MARKLLASLAAVGLIGCGGSSPSPVTSSREVDPAQEGATAVTQAQQSLRSQTDSTEELVARSVIVDDTGSQHVRFDKRYKGLRVLGGDVVAHHGADGLLREVSGNARSLKGLAVKPLFDAPGAVVLAEKAFTGQRVGAGSAELVVDAREGTGALAYEAVLEGFQADGTPIELHVLVDAQTGALRGSWDAVHTTAASGTGKSLYLGSVGISTNSVASGFEMRDVTRGNGFYTLNLNNKTNGGSVFTDADNVWGNGTTSDAASAAVDAHVGQQLTYDYYSTVHGRNGIDGAGNTGYSRVHYSRRYNNAFWSDSCFCMTYGDGDGSTFTPLTALDVAGHEMTHGVTSRTANLTYSGESGGLNEATSDIFGTLVEFYANNPADPGDYLIGEEIFTPSTAGDALRYMYKPSIDGRSADCWSSSVGSLDVHYSSGVANHFFYLLAEGSNGNPASPTCNGSTVAGIGRDAAGKIWYRALTVYMTSSTNYAGARVATLKAATDLYGASSTQYSAVAAAWSAVSVN